One window of the Cardiocondyla obscurior isolate alpha-2009 linkage group LG05, Cobs3.1, whole genome shotgun sequence genome contains the following:
- the Tgs1 gene encoding trimethylguanosine synthase isoform X2 has protein sequence MCDNFWEPLAEIYIADRETSDSDDYIYCLCSRIFIRNPEVYAVLASEDASEGEDADGDYVGEMPDLCKGTGIETQSVEKHDEEPVSCYCSASHTDNNYSTDEHDSVRDSAHWPTAHSLTQKLGLHQSDSGADLSEYHDQHEAKSIQNLVASYGKTFQTIETEVENNYENVDMLTEYKSISGNKDSMVHNSLDGTTVLNTEGHNKDLITQYDFNSYAYPYSADYGSNKSAMDIAWEKFWTKQGEQLIWASWIEKYADYINPDYFQNNTRTIENEKPQDAEIMNEVVVEKYEQNTCFPSQAHKNCELVRSNFTGIFNKSYSTDSELKPTAMSSSNTSFSFEQTSKQEVNDKDAGDNRKKILGFEISLEEGEGWNPLSPISVEENYNHQSNAEDERLLTRCDSVNGSVTKTNATSDSMTNVTKMTLTSSSCDSNSVHSSSLITSVTSSIESSMTSSSDQENEFSVEDNDKYWQHLWKENFETQYQRQYELFIANYKKEHNIDLNQSYFNTLNETHNDSIMFHQDEEVTMRCLEDEKDVEFIKIDIHEDQKNKNIDPVQIDLTSNKGNSGNKNSRKSSTSNSKSKLKTKRLIMDSVGMLMKNLTIKAEENKPANVIEESEMCEMQETCAQDPMVIETKVETMASSSNFNSHQQKSSDGDEFHEELKEIYRQSHEEDDCDDNEDGLETVKKAFSLMGYANLIENKSQRKLQGEVVYRKRNIRRQSFQLMAELKRLKTKYKTTLDDTETIVKYTNKTNKYLSCDSASISVETDVSNDKGSYTKTQAAFTSSSDDEDSVKMMQRKKRRKQFKRLNKILPKEIANDYRLWKYYVKRFGLFSRYEDGIKLDRESWFSVTPEEIAKDIAERCRCDTIIDAFCGAGSNSIQFAFTCERVIAIDIDPNKIKIARHNAGIYGVEDRIEFITGDFLQLAPQLSADVVFLSPPWGGPDYIKRRVFDLESMMPPFGGKYIFDIARRITQHVAYYLPRNSDPLQITMLAGRYDKVEMQQNIFNGKFTACTAYYGELART, from the exons ATGTGCGACAATTTCTGGGAGCCCCTAGCCGAGATTTACATCGCGGATCGGGAAACCTCCGATTCCGATGATTACATTTACTGTCTTTGTAGCCGAATATTTATCCG gaatcCTGAAGTTTATGCTGTCTTAGCTTCGGAAGATGCCAGCGAAGGGGAAGATGCCGATGGAGATTATGTGGGAGAAATGCCAGATCTTTGCAAGGGAACCGGAATAGAGACCCAATCCGTAGAAAAACATGAT GAAGAACCAGTAAGCTGTTATTGCAGCGCTTCTCATACGGATAATAACTACTCCACGGACGAACATGATTCTGTACGAGATTCGGCTCATTGGCCCACTGCACATTCCTTGACTCAAAAGTTAGGTTTGCACCAGTCAGATTCTGGTGCAGACTTATCCGAATATCATGATCAGCACGAGGCAAAAAGTATACAAAATCTTGTAGCATCTTACGGAAAAACTTTTCAAACTATAGAAACTgaagttgaaaataattatgaaaatgtaGATATGTTGACTGAGTATAAAAGTATATCag GTAACAAGGACTCAATGGTACATAATTCATTAGACGGTACCACTGTATTAAATACCGAAGGACACAACAAAGATCTCATTACACAGTATGATTTTAACTCTTACGCTTATCCTTATTCTGCAGATTATGGCAGTAATAAGAGTGCAATGGACATAGCATGGGAGAAGTTTTGGACTAAACAAGGAGAACAATTAATTTGGGCATCCTGGATTGAAAAATATGCGGACTATATCAATCctgattattttcaaaataatacaCGCACaatagaaaacgaaaaacCACAGGATGCAGAGATTATGAATGAAGTAGTCGTAGAAAAATATGAGCAAAATACATGTTTTCCATCTCAAGCGCATAAGAATTGCGAACTTGTACGTTCTAACTTTACAGGAATTTTCAATAAGAGTTATTCAACCGACAGCGAACTAAAGCCAACAGCGATGTCTTCTTCGAATACCAGCTTCTCTTTTGAACAAACAAGCAAACAGGAAGTTAATGATAAAGACGCAGGCGACaataggaaaaaaattctcggTTTCGAAATATCGTTGGAAGAAGGCGAGGGTTGGAATCCTTTAAGCCCAATTAGTgtagaagaaaattataatcatCAGTCTAATGCAGAAGACGAGAGATTATTAACTCGATGTGATTCCGTTAATGGCTCAGTAACGAAAACGAACGCAACCTCAGATTCCATGACTAATGTTACCAAAATGACATTAACTAGTTCCAGTTGCGATTCCAATTCTGTTCATTCATCTAGTCTCATAACTTCCGTTACAAGTTCCATAGAAAGTAGTATGACTAGTAGTTCCGATCAAGAAAACGAATTTTCGGTCGAAGATAACGACAAATATTGGCAGCATCTATGGAAAGAGAATTTTGAGACGCAATATCAAAGGCAGtacgaattatttatagcaaattataaaaaagagcaCAATATAGACCTTAATCAATCATATTTTAACACGTTAAATGAAACGCATAACGATTCGATTATGTTTCATCAAGATGAGGAAGTAACGATGCGGTGTCTAGAAGATGAAAAGGACGTAGAGTTTATAAAGATTGATATTCACGAAGatcaaaaaaacaaaaatatagaTCCTGTGCAAATTGATTTAACATCAAATAAAGGAAAttcaggaaataaaaattcgcggAAAAGCAGCACATCGAATTCAAAATCCAAGCTGAAGACAAAGAGATTGATTATGGATTCCGTGGGTATGCTTATGaagaatttaacaataaaagcAGAAGAAAATAAACCAGCTAATGTTATTGAAGAGAGCGAAATGTGCGAAATGCAAGAAACTTGTGCTCAAGATCCGATGGTTATTGAAACTAAAGTCGAAACAATGGCTTCCAGTAGTAATTTCAATAGTCATCAACAAAAGTCTTCTGATGGAGATGAATTTCATGAGGAGCTTAAAGAAATTTACAGACAAAg cCACGAGGAGGATGATTGTGATGATAATGAAGATGGTTTAGAAACTGTGAAAAAAGCTTTTTCATTAATGGGTTATGccaatttaattgaaaataaaagccaaAGAAAATTACAAGGTGAAGTTGTATATCGGAAACGAAATATCAGACGGCAAAGTTTCCAATTAATGGCTGAACTTAAACGATTgaaaactaaatataaaactacaCTTGATGATACAGAAACGATCGTCAAATACACAAATAag ACAAACAAGTATTTATCATGTGATTCAGCATCGATATCGGTAGAAACTGATGTGTCTAACGATAAAGGTTCCTACACAAAAACACAAGCTGCATTTACATCGAGTTCTGACGACGAAGATAGCGTAAAGATGAtgcaaagaaagaaaagaaggaagcaATTTAAAaggttaaataaaattcttccgAAAGAAATAGCTAATGATTACAGATTATGGAAATACTATGTCAAACGATTTGGTCTCTTCAGCAGATATGAAGATGGAATCAAATTGGATCGAG AGAGCTGGTTTTCTGTAACACCAGAAGAAATAGCAAAGGATATAGCAGAAAGATGTAGGTGTGACACAATTATAGATGCATTTTGTGGTGCTGGCAGCAACTCTATTCAATTTGCATTTACATGTGAAAGGG tGATTGCCATAGACATTGATCCTAATAAAATCAAGATTGCACGACATAATGCAGGCATTTATGGTGTGGAGGATAGGATAGAATTTATTACTGGAGATTTTCTGCAATTAGCACCACAGTTATCTGCAGACGTCGTGTTTTTGAGTCCTCCTTGGGGCGGTCCTGATTACATAAAGAGAAGAGTATTTGATCTCGAAAGTATGATGCCTCCTTTTGgtggaaaatatatattcgataTTGCAAGAAGAATCACACAACATGTGGCCTATTATCTCCCTAGAAATTCAGACCCTCTGCAg attaCCATGTTAGCTGGCAGATATGATAAAGTGGAAATGCAACAAAACATCTTCAATGGAAAGTTTACCGCTTGTACAGCTTACTATGGTGAATTGGCCAGAACGTAA
- the Tgs1 gene encoding trimethylguanosine synthase isoform X1 has product MCDNFWEPLAEIYIADRETSDSDDYIYCLCSRIFIRNPEVYAVLASEDASEGEDADGDYVGEMPDLCKGTGIETQSVEKHDEEPVSCYCSASHTDNNYSTDEHDSVRDSAHWPTAHSLTQKLGLHQSDSGADLSEYHDQHEAKSIQNLVASYGKTFQTIETEVENNYENVDMLTEYKSISGNKDSMVHNSLDGTTVLNTEGHNKDLITQYDFNSYAYPYSADYGSNKSAMDIAWEKFWTKQGEQLIWASWIEKYADYINPDYFQNNTRTIENEKPQDAEIMNEVVVEKYEQNTCFPSQAHKNCELVRSNFTGIFNKSYSTDSELKPTAMSSSNTSFSFEQTSKQEVNDKDAGDNRKKILGFEISLEEGEGWNPLSPISVEENYNHQSNAEDERLLTRCDSVNGSVTKTNATSDSMTNVTKMTLTSSSCDSNSVHSSSLITSVTSSIESSMTSSSDQENEFSVEDNDKYWQHLWKENFETQYQRQYELFIANYKKEHNIDLNQSYFNTLNETHNDSIMFHQDEEVTMRCLEDEKDVEFIKIDIHEDQKNKNIDPVQIDLTSNKGNSGNKNSRKSSTSNSKSKLKTKRLIMDSVGMLMKNLTIKAEENKPANVIEESEMCEMQETCAQDPMVIETKVETMASSSNFNSHQQKSSDGDEFHEELKEIYRQSHEEDDCDDNEDGLETVKKAFSLMGYANLIENKSQRKLQGEVVYRKRNIRRQSFQLMAELKRLKTKYKTTLDDTETIVKYTNKTNKYLSCDSASISVETDVSNDKGSYTKTQAAFTSSSDDEDSVKMMQRKKRRKQFKRLNKILPKEIANDYRLWKYYVKRFGLFSRYEDGIKLDRESWFSVTPEEIAKDIAERCRCDTIIDAFCGAGSNSIQFAFTCERVIAIDIDPNKIKIARHNAGIYGVEDRIEFITGDFLQLAPQLSADVVFLSPPWGGPDYIKRRVFDLESMMPPFGGKYIFDIARRITQHVAYYLPRNSDPLQVINLFLNRYYFAYIRMTHSCPVVLSCDPENAYTLIHVRNSEISHSTLGIK; this is encoded by the exons ATGTGCGACAATTTCTGGGAGCCCCTAGCCGAGATTTACATCGCGGATCGGGAAACCTCCGATTCCGATGATTACATTTACTGTCTTTGTAGCCGAATATTTATCCG gaatcCTGAAGTTTATGCTGTCTTAGCTTCGGAAGATGCCAGCGAAGGGGAAGATGCCGATGGAGATTATGTGGGAGAAATGCCAGATCTTTGCAAGGGAACCGGAATAGAGACCCAATCCGTAGAAAAACATGAT GAAGAACCAGTAAGCTGTTATTGCAGCGCTTCTCATACGGATAATAACTACTCCACGGACGAACATGATTCTGTACGAGATTCGGCTCATTGGCCCACTGCACATTCCTTGACTCAAAAGTTAGGTTTGCACCAGTCAGATTCTGGTGCAGACTTATCCGAATATCATGATCAGCACGAGGCAAAAAGTATACAAAATCTTGTAGCATCTTACGGAAAAACTTTTCAAACTATAGAAACTgaagttgaaaataattatgaaaatgtaGATATGTTGACTGAGTATAAAAGTATATCag GTAACAAGGACTCAATGGTACATAATTCATTAGACGGTACCACTGTATTAAATACCGAAGGACACAACAAAGATCTCATTACACAGTATGATTTTAACTCTTACGCTTATCCTTATTCTGCAGATTATGGCAGTAATAAGAGTGCAATGGACATAGCATGGGAGAAGTTTTGGACTAAACAAGGAGAACAATTAATTTGGGCATCCTGGATTGAAAAATATGCGGACTATATCAATCctgattattttcaaaataatacaCGCACaatagaaaacgaaaaacCACAGGATGCAGAGATTATGAATGAAGTAGTCGTAGAAAAATATGAGCAAAATACATGTTTTCCATCTCAAGCGCATAAGAATTGCGAACTTGTACGTTCTAACTTTACAGGAATTTTCAATAAGAGTTATTCAACCGACAGCGAACTAAAGCCAACAGCGATGTCTTCTTCGAATACCAGCTTCTCTTTTGAACAAACAAGCAAACAGGAAGTTAATGATAAAGACGCAGGCGACaataggaaaaaaattctcggTTTCGAAATATCGTTGGAAGAAGGCGAGGGTTGGAATCCTTTAAGCCCAATTAGTgtagaagaaaattataatcatCAGTCTAATGCAGAAGACGAGAGATTATTAACTCGATGTGATTCCGTTAATGGCTCAGTAACGAAAACGAACGCAACCTCAGATTCCATGACTAATGTTACCAAAATGACATTAACTAGTTCCAGTTGCGATTCCAATTCTGTTCATTCATCTAGTCTCATAACTTCCGTTACAAGTTCCATAGAAAGTAGTATGACTAGTAGTTCCGATCAAGAAAACGAATTTTCGGTCGAAGATAACGACAAATATTGGCAGCATCTATGGAAAGAGAATTTTGAGACGCAATATCAAAGGCAGtacgaattatttatagcaaattataaaaaagagcaCAATATAGACCTTAATCAATCATATTTTAACACGTTAAATGAAACGCATAACGATTCGATTATGTTTCATCAAGATGAGGAAGTAACGATGCGGTGTCTAGAAGATGAAAAGGACGTAGAGTTTATAAAGATTGATATTCACGAAGatcaaaaaaacaaaaatatagaTCCTGTGCAAATTGATTTAACATCAAATAAAGGAAAttcaggaaataaaaattcgcggAAAAGCAGCACATCGAATTCAAAATCCAAGCTGAAGACAAAGAGATTGATTATGGATTCCGTGGGTATGCTTATGaagaatttaacaataaaagcAGAAGAAAATAAACCAGCTAATGTTATTGAAGAGAGCGAAATGTGCGAAATGCAAGAAACTTGTGCTCAAGATCCGATGGTTATTGAAACTAAAGTCGAAACAATGGCTTCCAGTAGTAATTTCAATAGTCATCAACAAAAGTCTTCTGATGGAGATGAATTTCATGAGGAGCTTAAAGAAATTTACAGACAAAg cCACGAGGAGGATGATTGTGATGATAATGAAGATGGTTTAGAAACTGTGAAAAAAGCTTTTTCATTAATGGGTTATGccaatttaattgaaaataaaagccaaAGAAAATTACAAGGTGAAGTTGTATATCGGAAACGAAATATCAGACGGCAAAGTTTCCAATTAATGGCTGAACTTAAACGATTgaaaactaaatataaaactacaCTTGATGATACAGAAACGATCGTCAAATACACAAATAag ACAAACAAGTATTTATCATGTGATTCAGCATCGATATCGGTAGAAACTGATGTGTCTAACGATAAAGGTTCCTACACAAAAACACAAGCTGCATTTACATCGAGTTCTGACGACGAAGATAGCGTAAAGATGAtgcaaagaaagaaaagaaggaagcaATTTAAAaggttaaataaaattcttccgAAAGAAATAGCTAATGATTACAGATTATGGAAATACTATGTCAAACGATTTGGTCTCTTCAGCAGATATGAAGATGGAATCAAATTGGATCGAG AGAGCTGGTTTTCTGTAACACCAGAAGAAATAGCAAAGGATATAGCAGAAAGATGTAGGTGTGACACAATTATAGATGCATTTTGTGGTGCTGGCAGCAACTCTATTCAATTTGCATTTACATGTGAAAGGG tGATTGCCATAGACATTGATCCTAATAAAATCAAGATTGCACGACATAATGCAGGCATTTATGGTGTGGAGGATAGGATAGAATTTATTACTGGAGATTTTCTGCAATTAGCACCACAGTTATCTGCAGACGTCGTGTTTTTGAGTCCTCCTTGGGGCGGTCCTGATTACATAAAGAGAAGAGTATTTGATCTCGAAAGTATGATGCCTCCTTTTGgtggaaaatatatattcgataTTGCAAGAAGAATCACACAACATGTGGCCTATTATCTCCCTAGAAATTCAGACCCTCTGCAggtaatcaatttatttttaaatagatattatttcGCTTACATTCGGATGACGCATTCTTGTCCGGTCGTTCTCTCTTGTGACCCCGAAAACGCATACACGCTCATACACGTTCGCAACTCAGAAATTTCGCACTCGAcgctcggaataaaataa
- the Tgs1 gene encoding trimethylguanosine synthase isoform X5 produces the protein MPDLCKGTGIETQSVEKHDEEPVSCYCSASHTDNNYSTDEHDSVRDSAHWPTAHSLTQKLGLHQSDSGADLSEYHDQHEAKSIQNLVASYGKTFQTIETEVENNYENVDMLTEYKSISGNKDSMVHNSLDGTTVLNTEGHNKDLITQYDFNSYAYPYSADYGSNKSAMDIAWEKFWTKQGEQLIWASWIEKYADYINPDYFQNNTRTIENEKPQDAEIMNEVVVEKYEQNTCFPSQAHKNCELVRSNFTGIFNKSYSTDSELKPTAMSSSNTSFSFEQTSKQEVNDKDAGDNRKKILGFEISLEEGEGWNPLSPISVEENYNHQSNAEDERLLTRCDSVNGSVTKTNATSDSMTNVTKMTLTSSSCDSNSVHSSSLITSVTSSIESSMTSSSDQENEFSVEDNDKYWQHLWKENFETQYQRQYELFIANYKKEHNIDLNQSYFNTLNETHNDSIMFHQDEEVTMRCLEDEKDVEFIKIDIHEDQKNKNIDPVQIDLTSNKGNSGNKNSRKSSTSNSKSKLKTKRLIMDSVGMLMKNLTIKAEENKPANVIEESEMCEMQETCAQDPMVIETKVETMASSSNFNSHQQKSSDGDEFHEELKEIYRQSHEEDDCDDNEDGLETVKKAFSLMGYANLIENKSQRKLQGEVVYRKRNIRRQSFQLMAELKRLKTKYKTTLDDTETIVKYTNKTNKYLSCDSASISVETDVSNDKGSYTKTQAAFTSSSDDEDSVKMMQRKKRRKQFKRLNKILPKEIANDYRLWKYYVKRFGLFSRYEDGIKLDRESWFSVTPEEIAKDIAERCRCDTIIDAFCGAGSNSIQFAFTCERVIAIDIDPNKIKIARHNAGIYGVEDRIEFITGDFLQLAPQLSADVVFLSPPWGGPDYIKRRVFDLESMMPPFGGKYIFDIARRITQHVAYYLPRNSDPLQVINLFLNRYYFAYIRMTHSCPVVLSCDPENAYTLIHVRNSEISHSTLGIK, from the exons ATGCCAGATCTTTGCAAGGGAACCGGAATAGAGACCCAATCCGTAGAAAAACATGAT GAAGAACCAGTAAGCTGTTATTGCAGCGCTTCTCATACGGATAATAACTACTCCACGGACGAACATGATTCTGTACGAGATTCGGCTCATTGGCCCACTGCACATTCCTTGACTCAAAAGTTAGGTTTGCACCAGTCAGATTCTGGTGCAGACTTATCCGAATATCATGATCAGCACGAGGCAAAAAGTATACAAAATCTTGTAGCATCTTACGGAAAAACTTTTCAAACTATAGAAACTgaagttgaaaataattatgaaaatgtaGATATGTTGACTGAGTATAAAAGTATATCag GTAACAAGGACTCAATGGTACATAATTCATTAGACGGTACCACTGTATTAAATACCGAAGGACACAACAAAGATCTCATTACACAGTATGATTTTAACTCTTACGCTTATCCTTATTCTGCAGATTATGGCAGTAATAAGAGTGCAATGGACATAGCATGGGAGAAGTTTTGGACTAAACAAGGAGAACAATTAATTTGGGCATCCTGGATTGAAAAATATGCGGACTATATCAATCctgattattttcaaaataatacaCGCACaatagaaaacgaaaaacCACAGGATGCAGAGATTATGAATGAAGTAGTCGTAGAAAAATATGAGCAAAATACATGTTTTCCATCTCAAGCGCATAAGAATTGCGAACTTGTACGTTCTAACTTTACAGGAATTTTCAATAAGAGTTATTCAACCGACAGCGAACTAAAGCCAACAGCGATGTCTTCTTCGAATACCAGCTTCTCTTTTGAACAAACAAGCAAACAGGAAGTTAATGATAAAGACGCAGGCGACaataggaaaaaaattctcggTTTCGAAATATCGTTGGAAGAAGGCGAGGGTTGGAATCCTTTAAGCCCAATTAGTgtagaagaaaattataatcatCAGTCTAATGCAGAAGACGAGAGATTATTAACTCGATGTGATTCCGTTAATGGCTCAGTAACGAAAACGAACGCAACCTCAGATTCCATGACTAATGTTACCAAAATGACATTAACTAGTTCCAGTTGCGATTCCAATTCTGTTCATTCATCTAGTCTCATAACTTCCGTTACAAGTTCCATAGAAAGTAGTATGACTAGTAGTTCCGATCAAGAAAACGAATTTTCGGTCGAAGATAACGACAAATATTGGCAGCATCTATGGAAAGAGAATTTTGAGACGCAATATCAAAGGCAGtacgaattatttatagcaaattataaaaaagagcaCAATATAGACCTTAATCAATCATATTTTAACACGTTAAATGAAACGCATAACGATTCGATTATGTTTCATCAAGATGAGGAAGTAACGATGCGGTGTCTAGAAGATGAAAAGGACGTAGAGTTTATAAAGATTGATATTCACGAAGatcaaaaaaacaaaaatatagaTCCTGTGCAAATTGATTTAACATCAAATAAAGGAAAttcaggaaataaaaattcgcggAAAAGCAGCACATCGAATTCAAAATCCAAGCTGAAGACAAAGAGATTGATTATGGATTCCGTGGGTATGCTTATGaagaatttaacaataaaagcAGAAGAAAATAAACCAGCTAATGTTATTGAAGAGAGCGAAATGTGCGAAATGCAAGAAACTTGTGCTCAAGATCCGATGGTTATTGAAACTAAAGTCGAAACAATGGCTTCCAGTAGTAATTTCAATAGTCATCAACAAAAGTCTTCTGATGGAGATGAATTTCATGAGGAGCTTAAAGAAATTTACAGACAAAg cCACGAGGAGGATGATTGTGATGATAATGAAGATGGTTTAGAAACTGTGAAAAAAGCTTTTTCATTAATGGGTTATGccaatttaattgaaaataaaagccaaAGAAAATTACAAGGTGAAGTTGTATATCGGAAACGAAATATCAGACGGCAAAGTTTCCAATTAATGGCTGAACTTAAACGATTgaaaactaaatataaaactacaCTTGATGATACAGAAACGATCGTCAAATACACAAATAag ACAAACAAGTATTTATCATGTGATTCAGCATCGATATCGGTAGAAACTGATGTGTCTAACGATAAAGGTTCCTACACAAAAACACAAGCTGCATTTACATCGAGTTCTGACGACGAAGATAGCGTAAAGATGAtgcaaagaaagaaaagaaggaagcaATTTAAAaggttaaataaaattcttccgAAAGAAATAGCTAATGATTACAGATTATGGAAATACTATGTCAAACGATTTGGTCTCTTCAGCAGATATGAAGATGGAATCAAATTGGATCGAG AGAGCTGGTTTTCTGTAACACCAGAAGAAATAGCAAAGGATATAGCAGAAAGATGTAGGTGTGACACAATTATAGATGCATTTTGTGGTGCTGGCAGCAACTCTATTCAATTTGCATTTACATGTGAAAGGG tGATTGCCATAGACATTGATCCTAATAAAATCAAGATTGCACGACATAATGCAGGCATTTATGGTGTGGAGGATAGGATAGAATTTATTACTGGAGATTTTCTGCAATTAGCACCACAGTTATCTGCAGACGTCGTGTTTTTGAGTCCTCCTTGGGGCGGTCCTGATTACATAAAGAGAAGAGTATTTGATCTCGAAAGTATGATGCCTCCTTTTGgtggaaaatatatattcgataTTGCAAGAAGAATCACACAACATGTGGCCTATTATCTCCCTAGAAATTCAGACCCTCTGCAggtaatcaatttatttttaaatagatattatttcGCTTACATTCGGATGACGCATTCTTGTCCGGTCGTTCTCTCTTGTGACCCCGAAAACGCATACACGCTCATACACGTTCGCAACTCAGAAATTTCGCACTCGAcgctcggaataaaataa